Proteins encoded together in one Cicer arietinum cultivar CDC Frontier isolate Library 1 chromosome 4, Cicar.CDCFrontier_v2.0, whole genome shotgun sequence window:
- the LOC101496648 gene encoding protein indeterminate-domain 5, chloroplastic-like isoform X2 yields MATNRFVCEVCQKGFQREQNLQLHRRGHNLPWKLKQKSNNKEAKRKVYLCPEATCVHHDPSRALGDLTGIKKHYYRKHGEKKWKCEKCSKKYAVQSDWKAHSKTCGTREYRCDCGTLFSRRDSFITHRAFCDALAHENSRHPSNMNPLGGTHHHHLFATNHMSLGLSQLTSQLHHQNQNQNQQPTTNNILTLGGGPNPTCTPKYEHLISHPSSSSFGQQQSPQSPFFINDHHHPNQTFQDLQSHQTLPFSNKQQQQLHLHGLMQLSHDLQGPNNNNTNSSSSLSPFNLSFFPNNNSNTMNDQFNNNISESEATTLFTNTHNHHGSSFSSIFANSSMQQQENMSLSSPHMSATALLQKAAQIGSTTTTNGVESNQTLATYGNDDHSRRDQGIIRTISMENDQHHHEHLHGLMNSSIYGNHDNNIAQFHNVEEAKKMSQQNLGDLCFGGSDKLTLDFLGVGGMVRNMSSSTSGGGFSQRDQQLHSISNINNMDPKLESTQPNQPF; encoded by the exons ATGGCAACAAATAGATTTGTATGTGAAGTGTGTCAAAAAGGGTTTCAAAGGGAACAAAATTTGCAACTACACAGAAGAGGACACAACTTGCCTTGGAAGTTAAAGCAAAAAAGTAACAACAAAGAAGCAAAGAGAAAGGTTTATTTGTGTCCAGAGGCAACATGTGTTCATCATGATCCTTCAAGAGCACTTGGTGATTTGACTGGAATTAAGAAACATTATTATAGAaaacatggtgagaaaaaatgGAAATGTGAAAAGTGTTCTAAAAAGTATGCTGTTCAATCTGATTGGAAAGCTCATTCTAAAACTTGTGGCACTAGAGAGTATAGATGTGACTGTGGCACTCTCTTCTCCAG GCGTGATAGTTTCATCACACATAGAGCCTTTTGTGATGCCCTAGCACATGAAAATTCAAGACACCCTTCAAACATGAACCCTTTAGGAGGaactcatcatcatcatctatTTGCCACAAACCACATGAGTTTAGGGTTATCCCAATTAACCTCTCAACTTCATCatcaaaaccaaaaccaaaaccaacAACCAACCACAAACAACATCTTAACCCTAGGAGGAGGACCCAACCCTACTTGTACACCAAAATATGAACACTTAATTTCACATCCATCTTCATCATCATTTGGTCAACAACAATCACCACAATCACCTTTCTTCATCAATGATCATCATCATCCAAATCAAACTTTCCAAGACCTTCAATCTCATCAAACCCTACCATTCTCaaacaaacaacaacaacaacttcaTTTGCATGGCCTCATGCAACTTTCTCATGATCTTCAAGGACCAAACAATAACAACACAAACTCTTCATCATCACTTTCACCTTTTAATCTAAGCTTCTTCCCAAATAACAATAGTAACACAATGAATGATCAATTCAACAACAACATAAGTGAATCAGAAGCAACAACACTCTTCACCAATACTCATAATCATCATGGTTCAAGTTTTTCTTCAATCTTTGCAAATTCATCTATGCAACAACAAGAGAACATGTCATTGTCATCACCACACATGTCAGCAACTGCATTGCTACAAAAAGCTGCTCAAATAggttcaacaacaacaacaaatggtgTTGAGTCAAATCAAACTCTTGCTACATATGGAAATGATGATCATAGTAGAAGAGATCAAGGAATAATAAGAACAATAAGCATGGAGAATGATCAACACCATCATGAACATCTACATGGATTGATGAACTCTTCAATATATGGGAATCATGATAACAACATTGCTCAATTTCACAATGTAGAAGAAGCTAAAAAGATGTCACAACAAAACCTAGGTGATTTGTGCTTTGGAGGGTCAGATAAATTGACTTTGGATTTTCTTGGTGTTGGAGGAATGGTGAGAAACATGAGTAGTAGTACTAGTGGTGGAGGATTTTCACAAAGAGATCAACAATTACACTCCATCAGTAACATCAACAATATGGATCCTAAATTGGAATCAACACAACCAAATCAACCTTTTTGA
- the LOC101496648 gene encoding protein indeterminate-domain 4, chloroplastic-like isoform X1 has product MAASSSSTPFLEIRQEIHQSQITQNQSSTAASSSTVLPQKKRRNQPGTPYPDAEVIALSPKTLMATNRFVCEVCQKGFQREQNLQLHRRGHNLPWKLKQKSNNKEAKRKVYLCPEATCVHHDPSRALGDLTGIKKHYYRKHGEKKWKCEKCSKKYAVQSDWKAHSKTCGTREYRCDCGTLFSRRDSFITHRAFCDALAHENSRHPSNMNPLGGTHHHHLFATNHMSLGLSQLTSQLHHQNQNQNQQPTTNNILTLGGGPNPTCTPKYEHLISHPSSSSFGQQQSPQSPFFINDHHHPNQTFQDLQSHQTLPFSNKQQQQLHLHGLMQLSHDLQGPNNNNTNSSSSLSPFNLSFFPNNNSNTMNDQFNNNISESEATTLFTNTHNHHGSSFSSIFANSSMQQQENMSLSSPHMSATALLQKAAQIGSTTTTNGVESNQTLATYGNDDHSRRDQGIIRTISMENDQHHHEHLHGLMNSSIYGNHDNNIAQFHNVEEAKKMSQQNLGDLCFGGSDKLTLDFLGVGGMVRNMSSSTSGGGFSQRDQQLHSISNINNMDPKLESTQPNQPF; this is encoded by the exons atggctgcttcttcttcatctacaCCTTTCTTGGAAATCAGACAAGAAATTCATCAAAGTCAGATTACACAAAATCAATCTTCCACAGCTGCTTCTTCATCAACTGTTTTGCCTCAGAAAAAAAGGAGGAATCAACCTGGAACACCAT ATCCAGATGCAGAGGTGATAGCACTATCTCCAAAGACACTAATGGCAACAAATAGATTTGTATGTGAAGTGTGTCAAAAAGGGTTTCAAAGGGAACAAAATTTGCAACTACACAGAAGAGGACACAACTTGCCTTGGAAGTTAAAGCAAAAAAGTAACAACAAAGAAGCAAAGAGAAAGGTTTATTTGTGTCCAGAGGCAACATGTGTTCATCATGATCCTTCAAGAGCACTTGGTGATTTGACTGGAATTAAGAAACATTATTATAGAaaacatggtgagaaaaaatgGAAATGTGAAAAGTGTTCTAAAAAGTATGCTGTTCAATCTGATTGGAAAGCTCATTCTAAAACTTGTGGCACTAGAGAGTATAGATGTGACTGTGGCACTCTCTTCTCCAG GCGTGATAGTTTCATCACACATAGAGCCTTTTGTGATGCCCTAGCACATGAAAATTCAAGACACCCTTCAAACATGAACCCTTTAGGAGGaactcatcatcatcatctatTTGCCACAAACCACATGAGTTTAGGGTTATCCCAATTAACCTCTCAACTTCATCatcaaaaccaaaaccaaaaccaacAACCAACCACAAACAACATCTTAACCCTAGGAGGAGGACCCAACCCTACTTGTACACCAAAATATGAACACTTAATTTCACATCCATCTTCATCATCATTTGGTCAACAACAATCACCACAATCACCTTTCTTCATCAATGATCATCATCATCCAAATCAAACTTTCCAAGACCTTCAATCTCATCAAACCCTACCATTCTCaaacaaacaacaacaacaacttcaTTTGCATGGCCTCATGCAACTTTCTCATGATCTTCAAGGACCAAACAATAACAACACAAACTCTTCATCATCACTTTCACCTTTTAATCTAAGCTTCTTCCCAAATAACAATAGTAACACAATGAATGATCAATTCAACAACAACATAAGTGAATCAGAAGCAACAACACTCTTCACCAATACTCATAATCATCATGGTTCAAGTTTTTCTTCAATCTTTGCAAATTCATCTATGCAACAACAAGAGAACATGTCATTGTCATCACCACACATGTCAGCAACTGCATTGCTACAAAAAGCTGCTCAAATAggttcaacaacaacaacaaatggtgTTGAGTCAAATCAAACTCTTGCTACATATGGAAATGATGATCATAGTAGAAGAGATCAAGGAATAATAAGAACAATAAGCATGGAGAATGATCAACACCATCATGAACATCTACATGGATTGATGAACTCTTCAATATATGGGAATCATGATAACAACATTGCTCAATTTCACAATGTAGAAGAAGCTAAAAAGATGTCACAACAAAACCTAGGTGATTTGTGCTTTGGAGGGTCAGATAAATTGACTTTGGATTTTCTTGGTGTTGGAGGAATGGTGAGAAACATGAGTAGTAGTACTAGTGGTGGAGGATTTTCACAAAGAGATCAACAATTACACTCCATCAGTAACATCAACAATATGGATCCTAAATTGGAATCAACACAACCAAATCAACCTTTTTGA